One Theropithecus gelada isolate Dixy chromosome 3, Tgel_1.0, whole genome shotgun sequence genomic window carries:
- the AOC1 gene encoding amiloride-sensitive amine oxidase [copper-containing]: MEREAPALGWAVAAILMLQMAMAEPSLGTLHRKAGVFSDLSNQELKAVHSFLWSKKELRLQPSRAPTMTKNTVFLIEMLLPKKHHVLRFLDKGERQPVREARAIIFFGDQEHPNITEFAVGPLPGPRYLRALSPRPGHQSSWASRPVSTAEYALLSHTLQEATKPLHQFFLNTTGFSFQDCHDRCLAFTDVAPRGMASGQRRSWLIIQRYVEGYFLHPTGLELLVDHGSTDARHWAVEQVWYNGKFYGSPEELARKYADGEVDVVVLEDPLPKGKGHESTEEPPLFSSYKPRGDFPSPIHVSGPRFVQPHGPRFRLEGNAVLYGGWSFAFRLRSSSGLQVLNVHFGGERIAYEVSVQEAVALYGGHTPAGMQTKYLDVGYGLGSVTHELAPGIDCPETATYLDTFHYYDTDDPVHYPRALCLFEMPTGVPLRRHFNSNFKGGFNFYAGLKGQVLVLRTTSTVYNYDYIWDFIFYPNGVMEAKMHATGYVHATFYTPEGLRHGTRLHTHLIGNIHTHLVHYRVDLDVAGTKNSFQTLQMKLENITNPWSPRHRVVQPTLEQTRYSRERQAAFRFKRKLPQYLLFTSPQENPWGHKRSYRLQIHSMADQVLPPGWQEEQAITWARYPLAVTKYRESELCSSGIYHQNDPWDPPVVFEKFLHNNENIENEDLVAWVTVGFLHIPHSEDIPNTATPGNSVGFLLRPFNFFPEDPSLASRDTVIVWPRDNGPNYVQRWIPEDRDCSMPPPFSYNGTYRPV; the protein is encoded by the exons ATGGAGCGAGAGGCGCCCGCCCTGGGCTGGGCCGTGGCTGCCATCCTGATGCTGCAGATGGCCATGGCGGAGCCCTCCCTGGGAACTCTGCACAGGAAGGCAGGGGTGTTTTCAGACCTGAGCAACCAAGAGCTGAAAGCAGTGCACAGCTTCCTCTGGTCCAAGAAGGAGCTGAGGCTGCAGCCCTCTAGGGCCCCCACCATGACCAAGAACACTGTGTTTCTCATCGAGATGCTGCTGCCCAAGAAGCACCATGTGCTGAGGTTTCTGGATAAAGGCGAAAGGCAGCCTGTGCGGGAAGCCCGTGCCATCATCTTCTTTGGTGACCAGGAGCACCCAAATATCACTGAGTTTGCTGTGGGGCCCCTGCCAGGGCCCCGCTACCTGCGAGCACTGTCCCCCAGGCCTGGGCACCAGTCCTCCTGGGCATCGAGGCCCGTCTCCACAGCAGAGTATGCCCTCCTCAGCCACACCCTGCAGGAAGCCACCAAGCCCCTGCATCAGTTCTTCCTCAATACCACAGGCTTCTCATTCCAAGACTGCCATGACAGATGCCTGGCCTTCACCGACGTGGCCCCCCGGGGCATGGCTTCTGGCCAGCGCCGCAGTTGGCTCATCATACAGCGCTATGTAGAAGGCTACTTTCTGCACCCCACTGGGCTGGAACTCCTCGTGGATCATGGGAGCACAGATGCCCGGCACTGGGCCGTGGAGCAGGTGTGGTACAACGGGAAGTTCTATGGGAGCCCAGAGGAACTGGCTCGGAAGTATGCAGATGGAGAGGTGGACGTGGTGGTCCTGGAGGACCCACTGCCTAAGGGCAAGGGGCATGAGAGCACAGAGGAGCCGCCCCTCTTCTCCTCCTACAAGCCCCGCGGGGACTTCCCCAGCCCCATCCATGTGAGCGGCCCCCGCTTTGTCCAGCCCCACGGCCCTCGcttcaggctggagggcaatgctGTGCTCTATGGGGGTTGGAGCTTTGCCTTCCGGCTGCGCTCCTCCTCCGGGCTGCAGGTCCTGAACGTGCACTTTGGTGGAGAGCGCATTGCCTATGAGGTCAGCGTGCAAGAGGCAGTGGCCCTGTATGGAGGACACACACCTGCAGGCATGCAGACCAAGTACCTCGATGTGGGCTATGGCCTGGGCAGCGTCACTCATGAGTTAGCCCCTGGCATCGACTGCCCGGAGACTGCCACCTACCTGGACACCTTCCACTACTACGACACCGATGACCCGGTCCATTATCCCCGAGCCCTCTGCCTCTTTGAAATGCCCACAGGGGTGCCCCTTCGGCGGCACTTTAATTCCAACTTTAAAGGTGGCTTCAACTTCTATGCTGGGCTGAAGGGCCAGGTGCTGGTGCTGCGGACAACTTCAACTGTCTACAATTATGATTACATTTGGGACTTCATCTTCTACCCCAACGGGGTGATGGAGGCCAAGATGCATGCCACTGGCTACGTCCACGCCACCTTCTACACTCCTGAGGGGCTGCGCCACGGCACTCGCCTGCACACCCACCTGATTGGCAACATACACACTCACTTGGTGCACTACCGCGTTGACCTGGATGTAGCAG GCACCAAGAACAGCTTCCAGACACTGCAGATGAAGCTAGAAAATATCACCAACCCCTGGAGCCCGAGACACCGCGTTGTCCAGCCGACCCTGGAGCAGACGCGGTACTCCCGGGAGCGCCAGGCGGCCTTCCGCTTCAAAAGGAAGCTGCCCCAGTACCTGCTCTTTACCAGCCCCCAGGAGAACCCCTGGGGCCACAAGCGCAGCTACCGCCTGCAGATCCACTCCATGGCTGACCAGGTGCTGCCCCCAGGCTGGCAGGAGGAGCAGGCCATCACCTGGGCAAG GTACCCCCTGGCAGTAACCAAGTACCGGGAGTCAGAGCTGTGCAGCAGCGGCATCTACCACCAGAACGACCCCTGGGACCCGCCCGTGGTCTTTGAGAAGTTTCTTCACAACAATGAGAACATTGAAAATGAG GACCTGGTGGCCTGGGTGACGGTGGGCTTCCTGCACATCCCCCACTCAGAGGACATTCCCAACACAGCCACACCTGGGAACTCCGTGGGCTTCCTGCTCCGGCCATTCAACTTCTTCCCAGAGGACCCCTCCCTGGCATCCAGAGACACTGTGATCGTGTGGCCTCGGGACAACGGCCCCAACTACGTCCAGCGCTGGAtccctgaggacagggactgCTCGATGCCTCCCCCTTTTAGCTACAATGGGACCTACAGACCCGTGTGA